GCTTTTGAAATTGCAGAAACTTATGTGGAGATCTGTAAGCGTTTAGAGATCCCGTATGTATTCAAGGCAAGCTTTGATAAAGCCAATCGTTCAAGCCTGTATTCTTTCCGGGGGCCAGGTCTGGAAAAAGGCATCGAGTGGTTAGCTGACATTAAAAAACATTTTAATGTGCCGATCATCACGGATGTACATGAGCCGTATCAAGCGGCACCCGTGGCTGAAGTTGCCGATATTATCCAGTTACCAGCGTTTTTAAGTCGTCAGACCGATCTGGTTGAAGCGATGGCGAAAACTGATGCGATCATCAATATCAAGAAAGCCCAATTTCTTGCACCCCATGAAATGCGCCATATTCTGAACAAATGTTTAGAAGCGGGTAATGATAAGCTGATTTTGTGTGAGCGCGGTTCAGCATTCGGTTATAACAACCTGGTCGTTGACATGTTGGGTTTCGACATCATGAAGGAAATGAATGTTCCGGTGTTCTTTGATGTCACCCATTCACTACAGACACCAGGTGGCCGTGCGGATTCAGCGGGCGGTCGTCGTGCGCAGATCACGACTTTGGCACGTGCGGGTATGGCGACTGGCTTGGCGGGTTTATTCCTAGAAGCGCACCCAGATCCAGATCAGGCAAAGTGTGATGGTCCATGTGCTTTACGTTTATCACAGCTTGAGCCATTCTTGGCACAATTAAAAGAATTGGATACTTTAGTCAAAGGATTCAAAAAGTTAGATACTCATTGATACGGGTGTTCGTATCTTGTTATTCATTCAACTGAGGAATTGTTCATGAGCCAAATCGTTGACATTCGTGCACGTGAAATTTTGGACTCTCGTGGTAACCCAACCATCGAAGCAGATGTAATTTTGGAATCTGGCGTTGTTGGCCGTGCATGTGCACCATCTGGTGCTTCAACTGGTTCTCGTGAAGCTTTAGAACTTCGTGACGGTGACAAATCACGTTACTTAGGTAAAGGCGTTCGCACTGCGGTACAAAACGTCAATAGCCAAATCCATGAGTTGCTTGTGGGTCAAAATGTTTTTGAACAAAAAGCACTTGACGACAAAATGATCGCACTTGATGGTACTGAAAACAAAGCGAAGTTGGGTGCAAACGCAACTTTAGCAGTGTCTTTGGCTGCTGCACGCGCTGCTGCAACTGAACAAAAACTTCCTCTATTCCAGTACATCGCCAACTTGCGTGGTCAACAGACTTTGTCTATGCCAGTACCAATGATGAACATCTTGAATGGTGGTTCACACGCAGACAACAATGTTGATATTCAAGAGTTTATGATTGAGCCAGTGGGCTTCACTTCATTCTCTGAAGCGTTACGTGCGGGTGCTGAAATTTTCCACTCACTAAAATCTGTACTTAACCAAAAAGGTTTAAACACTGCCGTAGGTGATGAAGGTGGTTTTGCGCCAAACCTTCGCTCTAATGAAGAAGCGATCACTGTGATTCTTCAAGCCATTGAACAGACTGGCTATAAAGCGGGTTCTGACATCATGCTTGCACTTGACTGTGCATCTTCAGAATTCTACAAAAATGGTCAGTACATTCTGGAAGGTGAAGGCAACAAAGCATTTACCAGCAATCAGTTTGCCGACTACCTTGCAGGTCTGGTCAAACAATATCCAATCATTTCGATTGAAGATGGTCTGGATGAGTCTGATTGGGAAGGCTGGTCTTACCTGACTTCAATCTTAGGTGACAAAATCCAGTTGGTAGGCGACGATTTATTCGTAACCAATCCTAAGATTTTGCAACGTGGTATTGATGAGAAAGTTGCAAACTCGATTCTGATCAAATACAACCAGATTGGCACTTTGACTGAGACTTTGGATGCAATCTATCTTGCTAAAGCAAATGGTTACACCACTGTCATTTCTCACCGTTCTGGTGAAACTGAAGATTCAACCATTGCGGATCTTGCAGTAGGTACAGCAGCAGGTCAAATCAAAACCGGTTCACTTTGCCGTTCAGACCGCGTATCGAAGTATAACCAATTGCTTCGTATTGAAGAGTTGACCAAAGCGGTTTACCGTGGTCGTGCTGAATTCAAAGGTTTGAATTAATCTTTGTTATTTATGAAAGAAGTTTTTCGATCAACTTCGAGTAAAGCAGTACTGATCCTTGCTATCGTTTTGATAGCAGGGTTTCAGTATTTGTTCTGGTTTGGTGAGGGTGGCTATCACGATCACCAAACACTTACTCAACAGATTCAACAGCAAGTTGAAGTAAATAAAGAATTAAAAGAACGTAACCGTATTCTGGCGGCAGAAGTGTATGACTTGAAAAATGGCATTGAAGCGATTGAAGAACATGCACGTTTAGACCTCGGTCTGATCAAGCCTCATGAAACATTTATTCAAATGAGTACCATTAGTACCCATTACAAACCGATTTATATCAATCCAAACGCAAAAGTAGATTTAACCACCAATGAAACACCTGCAGACCCTCGAATCCCTTAAGTTATGGGCGATTGTTCCCGCTGCAGGTTCTGGTAGTCGGTTTTCTCAAACTGAATTAAAACAATATCAAATCATTGAAGAAAAAACTGTTCTTGAGCATACAATCCAGCGTTTAAATGATTTACCTCTCACGGGTTATGTTCTGGCGATTGGTGCACAGGACGATATTGCACAGAAATTGCCTTTTCGAGCAATTGAAAAAGCCCATTTTTGTCAGGGTGGTGTGGAACGTGTGAACTCCGTGCTTAATGCGCTGAACTATCTGTCACAAATCGCCCATCCCGAAGATTGGGTATTGGTTCATGATGCTGCCCGTCCATGTGTAGCTGTAGAGAACCTTCTGGCTTTACTTGAGTATGCTATAACCCATAAAACCAGTGCAATTCTTGCGATTCCGGTGCGAGACACCCTGAAATATGTAGATCAGACACAAAAGGTTAAAACAACGGTCAGTCGTGAGCAGCTCTGGCAGGCACAAACACCGCAAATTGCTCAGCTAGGTATGCTAAAGCATGCCATAGAGCAGGCTTTGCATGATCATGTGATGATTACGGATGAAGCGAGTGCACTCGAGTACATTGGTGCAACAGTACACGTGGTGACTGGACGTTCGGATAATATCAAGATTACTTATCCTGAAGATCTGGAACTGGCAAGATTAATTCTGCAATCTCAACAAAAATCAGTTTGAAGGTGCTGTGTTTTATAGTATTTCTAGAAAATAAAAATGCCGATTTGTGATGTGTCAATCATATAAACGATACAGGCCGGTAAAGCGTTCGCAACCTTTTTGTTGCGTTGTGATTTTTAATAAAGCTTTTTGATAATCAAACTGATAGCTGCAATTGTGCTCATTATCAGTAATATGTTGTTTTTGTTCAGGTGTGGTATAGGCCAAAAAAGGATAAATCTGGCGTTCTGTACGATTATTCGGATTCCGGTAAGCAATCCCTTCAATTTTAATTCGGTCTTTACTGAGTTGATGAATTTTAAAATGCACGGGTTGTGTTGCTATTTTCCCATTTTCAAACTTAATGTAATGTTGGGTTAAACTTTGCTTCATTGAAGTATAGAGATCTAAATCAAAGAAACGCTGTTCGAACTGTTGTTCTATACAGTTTCTACTTTTGCATTCGGTAAGACGTTGTAGCCACAACTGTTGTGTGTCCTGTAATAATTGCATCGGTGCATCACTGATCAGGTATGCACTGAGGGTCTTATTGTTCAGTTCGTTACGTTGTTGATCAAAGTGTGTGGAACATATTTTTTTGATCCCTGCAGAAAGCTGGTCGTGATGACAGGCAATGATACGATCCGCATGAGCCGCTGAAGTGATCAGACCGCTTGCTAGTAGTAATAATTTCAAAATGTTACCATGATGAAGTTCTGTATTTGATCGCATGATCGCTTATACTTTCATTGATATAACGCTGCTGTAACTATAGCGAAAGTGAAAGCGTGAATACAACATTTTGCAAGTTTATTTCTAAAGGTCTGGAGGCGGCAAATGATGCTACAAATGCGTATTGGTCAGGGAATGGATGTGCATGCCTTTGAACAGGGAGAATTTGTCACATTGGCAGGGGTGCAGATTCCACATACCTATGGTTTAAAAGCTCATTCGGATGGAGATGTGGTGTTACATGCCTTATGTGATGCTTTGTTGGGTGCATTGGCCTTAGGGGATATTGGACAACATTTTCCGGACACAGATCCCGAATTTAAAGGCGCAGACAGCAGAGTACTATTAAAAAAGGTATATCAACTGGTTTTAGATCGGGGCTATGTACTCAATAATGCGGATATCACCGTTGCCTGTGAGCGACCTAAGCTGGCGAAATATAATTTACAGATGCGTCAAAGCATCGCGGATGTGTTGGATGTCGATGTAACACAAATCAGTATTAAAGCCACCACCACCGAGAAATTAGGTTTTACCGGCCGTCAGGAAGGTATTTTAGCAACAGCAACGGTACTCATTAGTCATCAAGCAAAATGATGCTCAGTGACTAAAGCTTGTTGTAACTCTAGTGTGGCTTTACGCCCCTGGAGTTGCATGCTGACAGCATGAATCAAGCCAGTCCAGGTATCGTTAGGTTCCCAGATTTTATGCAGATGGTCTTGAGCAGTCGCCATATCCATATTCATATAGTATAGGCGATATAAATAGATTAGGCTGCTGCATTGCTGATTGTTACCACAGTGTAGCCAGACAGTTTGTTGCTGTACTAAATGATCAAGCAGTTCCAAGACTAAAATAGCTTGATCAGCAGAAGGACGCTCAAGATTTAGCGGGATATGAATGTAATTTAAATCAAGTTCTAAGCAGATCTGATCTTCATGTGCAAGGCTGGTTGGGGCATTACTCAATGCAAGGTTAATAATGGTAGAACAGCCATATTCCTTGATAAGCTGCAGCTGTTCGGCAGAAGGTTGTCCTGAACAAAATAAATGTTCATGGACATAATCAAAGTGCGGAATCTGGCTTAAGGTATATTCAAGGTCAGTCATGGCTGGTTCCTTTAGGTTATTAAAAAACGCCATCTAAAAGATGGCGTTTTCTTGATTAACGGTTTGGTAACACGTCTTTCAATGCTTCATGCATTTCGAGCAGGGTCTGTTCTGTAGTTTCCCAGTCGATACAGCCATCTGTCACTGATTTTCCATATTCAAGATCGCATAAGTTTGCGGGAATATCCTGACGTCCACCTTTCAAATGACTTTCTACCATCAAACCAACAATTGATTTGTTACCCTCTAGAATCTGTTGCGTTACATTACGTAACACCAACGGCTGTAAGAATGGATCTTTGTTGGAATTGGCATGGCTGGCATCAATCATGATCTTGTTACTAACTTTTGCTTTGGCTAATGCATTTTCAGCTTCAGCAACAGAGCCTGCATCATAGTTTGGTTTACCGTTACCGCCACGTAATACAACGTGTGCGTATGGGTTGCCTTTGGTACGAATCACAGAAACTTGACCATCTTCATTCAGACCTAAGAAGCTATGACCATGTTTCACAGATTGCATTGCATTGGTTGCAACAGTCAGACCACCATCTGTACCATTTTTGAAACCTACCGGAGAAGAAAGGCCAGAGGACATTTCACGGTGTGTTTGGCTCTCTGTGGTACGTGCACCAATGGCTGACCAAGATATGAGGTCTTGATAATACTGAGGTGAGTTTGGATCAAGGGCTTCCGTTGCACATGGTAGACCTTTTTCATTGAGTTCGAGCAATAGCTTACGGCCAATACGTAGACCTTTTTCGATATTGAATGAGTCATTCATATCCGGGTCATTGATCAGACCTTTCCAGCCCACTGTTGTACGTGGTTTTTCAAAATAAACACGCATCACGATATAAAGAGAATCTTTGACTTTTTCACTGAGTACTTTAAGACGATCTGCATATTCATGTGCGGCAGTTGTATCGTGAATCGAACATGGACCAATCACCACAAACAAACGTTTATCCTTGCCATCAAGAATATTGCGAATGGTTTCACGGCCTTTCAATACGGTTTGATAAGCGGTTTCAGTCAAAGGTAGTTCAGCTTTCAGTTGTGCTGGTGTTACAAGGGGCTGAATGCTTTGTACATTCACATCATCGATATCAGATTGTGTAATTGGCTTTGACTGTAGTGTATTCATTGCTGTCACTGGATTGATCATACAAAAGTTGTTCTATTCATCTGAATATACCACGAATTAATCATCGAGTTACTATACAAAAGCGTAATAAAGCGTTGAAAAGAACCAATGAATCCGTGGCATAGATTAAACAATGGATGATTTTTCTACAGTTACA
This portion of the Acinetobacter sp. GSS19 genome encodes:
- a CDS encoding 3-deoxy-7-phosphoheptulonate synthase — protein: MNTLQSKPITQSDIDDVNVQSIQPLVTPAQLKAELPLTETAYQTVLKGRETIRNILDGKDKRLFVVIGPCSIHDTTAAHEYADRLKVLSEKVKDSLYIVMRVYFEKPRTTVGWKGLINDPDMNDSFNIEKGLRIGRKLLLELNEKGLPCATEALDPNSPQYYQDLISWSAIGARTTESQTHREMSSGLSSPVGFKNGTDGGLTVATNAMQSVKHGHSFLGLNEDGQVSVIRTKGNPYAHVVLRGGNGKPNYDAGSVAEAENALAKAKVSNKIMIDASHANSNKDPFLQPLVLRNVTQQILEGNKSIVGLMVESHLKGGRQDIPANLCDLEYGKSVTDGCIDWETTEQTLLEMHEALKDVLPNR
- the ftsB gene encoding cell division protein FtsB; this translates as MKEVFRSTSSKAVLILAIVLIAGFQYLFWFGEGGYHDHQTLTQQIQQQVEVNKELKERNRILAAEVYDLKNGIEAIEEHARLDLGLIKPHETFIQMSTISTHYKPIYINPNAKVDLTTNETPADPRIP
- the ispF gene encoding 2-C-methyl-D-erythritol 2,4-cyclodiphosphate synthase — translated: MMLQMRIGQGMDVHAFEQGEFVTLAGVQIPHTYGLKAHSDGDVVLHALCDALLGALALGDIGQHFPDTDPEFKGADSRVLLKKVYQLVLDRGYVLNNADITVACERPKLAKYNLQMRQSIADVLDVDVTQISIKATTTEKLGFTGRQEGILATATVLISHQAK
- the eno gene encoding phosphopyruvate hydratase, producing MSQIVDIRAREILDSRGNPTIEADVILESGVVGRACAPSGASTGSREALELRDGDKSRYLGKGVRTAVQNVNSQIHELLVGQNVFEQKALDDKMIALDGTENKAKLGANATLAVSLAAARAAATEQKLPLFQYIANLRGQQTLSMPVPMMNILNGGSHADNNVDIQEFMIEPVGFTSFSEALRAGAEIFHSLKSVLNQKGLNTAVGDEGGFAPNLRSNEEAITVILQAIEQTGYKAGSDIMLALDCASSEFYKNGQYILEGEGNKAFTSNQFADYLAGLVKQYPIISIEDGLDESDWEGWSYLTSILGDKIQLVGDDLFVTNPKILQRGIDEKVANSILIKYNQIGTLTETLDAIYLAKANGYTTVISHRSGETEDSTIADLAVGTAAGQIKTGSLCRSDRVSKYNQLLRIEELTKAVYRGRAEFKGLN
- the ispD gene encoding 2-C-methyl-D-erythritol 4-phosphate cytidylyltransferase, with the protein product MKHLQTLESLKLWAIVPAAGSGSRFSQTELKQYQIIEEKTVLEHTIQRLNDLPLTGYVLAIGAQDDIAQKLPFRAIEKAHFCQGGVERVNSVLNALNYLSQIAHPEDWVLVHDAARPCVAVENLLALLEYAITHKTSAILAIPVRDTLKYVDQTQKVKTTVSREQLWQAQTPQIAQLGMLKHAIEQALHDHVMITDEASALEYIGATVHVVTGRSDNIKITYPEDLELARLILQSQQKSV
- the kdsA gene encoding 3-deoxy-8-phosphooctulonate synthase, with product MSQLKPQEIVRLGDIQMANHLPFVLFGGMNVLESKDLAFEIAETYVEICKRLEIPYVFKASFDKANRSSLYSFRGPGLEKGIEWLADIKKHFNVPIITDVHEPYQAAPVAEVADIIQLPAFLSRQTDLVEAMAKTDAIINIKKAQFLAPHEMRHILNKCLEAGNDKLILCERGSAFGYNNLVVDMLGFDIMKEMNVPVFFDVTHSLQTPGGRADSAGGRRAQITTLARAGMATGLAGLFLEAHPDPDQAKCDGPCALRLSQLEPFLAQLKELDTLVKGFKKLDTH
- a CDS encoding A1S_1983 family putative colistin resistance protein, coding for MRSNTELHHGNILKLLLLASGLITSAAHADRIIACHHDQLSAGIKKICSTHFDQQRNELNNKTLSAYLISDAPMQLLQDTQQLWLQRLTECKSRNCIEQQFEQRFFDLDLYTSMKQSLTQHYIKFENGKIATQPVHFKIHQLSKDRIKIEGIAYRNPNNRTERQIYPFLAYTTPEQKQHITDNEHNCSYQFDYQKALLKITTQQKGCERFTGLYRLYD